Within Streptomyces sp. NBC_00704, the genomic segment GGGCGTGGGCGCCGGACAAGCCCACGCTCTCGGGGCCGGCGATCGCGCGGACGTGGTCGAGATGGTCGGCCACGTCCCGCACGTCCGGCCCGGTCCGCTCGGGCGAGGACGGCACCAGGCACAGCCCTTTCACCGCGCCCAGGTCGGCGAGCAGCGCGTCGGACAGGTTGTCGGGGTGGGCGCGCAGGGCGCGGGCGCCGGAGCGGGTGCACAGCACCGGCGTCCTGGACAGCGCCAGCGCGCGGCCGGCCGTGGCGTCGGAGGCGCCGGACAGGTCGGCGAGCACGCCGAGCCGGTTCATCTCGCGCACGACCTCCTCGCCGAACCGGGTCAGCCCCGACTCGCCCGCCCATGAGGCCCCGGCCAGGGTGAGGACGCGCAGCCCGAGGGAGTGCAGCACCCGCAGGATGCCCAGGGAGTCGCCGAGCGCGGCGGCGCCGGCCGGTCCGAGGACGACGGCGACCCGGCCGCAGTTGCGGGCGTCGATGACCTGTCCCGCGCTGCGGGCCAGCCGCAGCGCCTCGGGATGCGCGGCGATCAGCGACCGGACGAGGTCCAGCTGTTCCAGGGTGGCGCCCACCGCCCGGTCCCCCGCGAGGCTCTCGGGCAGCCGCAGCGACCACAGCAGCGCGCCCACGTGGCCCTCGCGCAGCCGGAGCACGTCCGTGTCGACGCCGCTCTCGCCGAGTTGCAGGTCGTACCAGGGCAGGTCGCGCAGCGCCCGGGGCAGGCCGCTGTGGCCGTCGACCACGGGATGGGCGGCGAGGAGGGCCTCGGCGCGCTCCAGCGGAGCGGTCGCGCCGGGCGGGGGCGGTTGCGGGGCGGGGGGCGCCGTCCGCGCCGTGTCGGGGAGTTCGCCGGCCTCGGGGAGGGCGTGCAGTTCGTCCTGGAGGTCGGCCATGACGGTCTCCGTACGTCGGTCAGCAGTACGGTCACCGTCGCACGGCGGGCGGCGCGCTTCCTGGTGGACGGGGCGTTCGGGGGTACGCGCGCGGGCGGGCCGTTCGCGCCGGCCCGCCCGTGTGCCCCGAAGGCCGGGGTCAGCCGTCCAGGGACTCGATCGTGGCGTGGGAGGCCGGGCGCGTGGCCTTCAGGCCGCGCGCCACGTCCTCGGCCGCGCCCAGCACCCGTACCGCGTTCTGCCAGGTCAGCTTGGCGAGGTCGGCCTTGGACCAGCCGCGGTCCAGGAGTTCCGCGATGAGCCGGGGGTAGCCGGAGACGTCGTCGAGGCCCTCGGGGGTGAAGGCCGTGCCGTCGTAGTCGCCGCCGATGCCGACGCAGTCGACGCCGGCCGCCTCGCGCATGTGGTCGAGGTGGTCGGCGACGGTGGCGACGGTGGCGACCGGGCGGGGGCGGGCTGCTTCGAAGGCGCGGTGGACCTTCATCGCCTCGGGGGTGGTGTCGAGGTGGTGCAAGCCGTGGGCGCGCATGTTGTCGTCGGCCGCGGCCGTCCAGTCGACCGCCGCCTGGAGGACGAACTTCGGCACGAACGTCACCATCGCCATGCCGCCGTTGGCGGGCAGCCGCTCCAGGACGTCGTCGGGGACGTTGCGGGGGTGGTCGCAGACCGCGCGCGCGGAGGAGTGGGAGAAGATCACCGGCGCCACGCTCGTGTCGAGCGCGTCGCGCATGGTGGTCGCCGCCACGTGCGAGAGGTCGACGAGCATGCCCTCGCGGTTCATCTCGCGCACGACCTCGCGGCCGAACGCGGTCAGCCCGCCCGCCCTGGGCTCGTCGGTGGCGGAGTCCGCCCAGTCGACGTTGTCGTTGTGGGTGAGCGTCATGTACCGCACGCCGAGCCCGTAAAGGCCGCGCAGCACGCCGAGGGAGTTGGCGATGGAGTGGCCGCCCTCCGCGCCCATGAGCGAGGCGATACGGCCCTGCGCGCGGGCCGTCTCCATGTCCGCGGCCGTCAGCGCCGGGTGCAGGTCGCGCGGGTGGCGGGCGATGAGCCGCCGCACGCAGTCGATCTGCTCCAGCGTCGCCGGGACCGCGTCGGGCAGGTCGGCGCGCACGTACACGGACCAGTACTGCGCGCCGACGCCGCCGGCGCGCAGCCGGGGGATGTCGGTGTGCAGGTGGGCGTGCTGGTCCTGGGCGACGTCGCGGGCGTCGAGGTCGTAGCGGACCTGTTCGCGCAGCGCCCAGGGGAGGTCGTTGTGGCCGTCGACGACCGGGAACTCGCGCAGGAGCTCGCGGGCCGTGTCCAGCGAGGCGGGCTGTGTCACCGGTGCCGTCACTTCCCGAAGCCGAAGCCGTTCGAGCCCTCGGCCTTGGCGCGCAGGCGCTTGCCCTTCTCGGTGGCCTGGTCGTTCAGCTCCTGCTGGAAGTCGCGCATCCGGGCGAGGAGGTCCTCGTCGTGGACGGCGAGGATGCGGGCGGC encodes:
- a CDS encoding dipeptidase — translated: MADLQDELHALPEAGELPDTARTAPPAPQPPPPGATAPLERAEALLAAHPVVDGHSGLPRALRDLPWYDLQLGESGVDTDVLRLREGHVGALLWSLRLPESLAGDRAVGATLEQLDLVRSLIAAHPEALRLARSAGQVIDARNCGRVAVVLGPAGAAALGDSLGILRVLHSLGLRVLTLAGASWAGESGLTRFGEEVVREMNRLGVLADLSGASDATAGRALALSRTPVLCTRSGARALRAHPDNLSDALLADLGAVKGLCLVPSSPERTGPDVRDVADHLDHVRAIAGPESVGLSGAHARGDAPDTAPAYPQLIAELLERGWPESDIALLTWGNMQRVLRSADFAARAARERRKPSTVRITELDATDV
- a CDS encoding dipeptidase; translated protein: MTAPVTQPASLDTARELLREFPVVDGHNDLPWALREQVRYDLDARDVAQDQHAHLHTDIPRLRAGGVGAQYWSVYVRADLPDAVPATLEQIDCVRRLIARHPRDLHPALTAADMETARAQGRIASLMGAEGGHSIANSLGVLRGLYGLGVRYMTLTHNDNVDWADSATDEPRAGGLTAFGREVVREMNREGMLVDLSHVAATTMRDALDTSVAPVIFSHSSARAVCDHPRNVPDDVLERLPANGGMAMVTFVPKFVLQAAVDWTAAADDNMRAHGLHHLDTTPEAMKVHRAFEAARPRPVATVATVADHLDHMREAAGVDCVGIGGDYDGTAFTPEGLDDVSGYPRLIAELLDRGWSKADLAKLTWQNAVRVLGAAEDVARGLKATRPASHATIESLDG